Proteins encoded together in one Impatiens glandulifera chromosome 1, dImpGla2.1, whole genome shotgun sequence window:
- the LOC124916895 gene encoding uncharacterized protein LOC124916895 — MELTQKPISTSRKGPISLETYIEFIRSDKQSILLPVQILTQIIRMHGFVKCSAPKTTLMEVLKVMELMDPCRSTLNQEKISPIVMTMEQILKDIDDLKWNECCITSIQTLNPVDVDSVLNDTPEVSSLSNQRCSSKSKSLAGVKTKSNDLNNGGGAGGSQPTDIDLLMSEFIANKKKKNTEAGEISNTSSNHLTKRVRRSTK, encoded by the exons ATGGAGCTGACGCAGAAGCCGATCTCTACCAGCAGAAAAGGACCGATTTCTCTCGAAACATACATCGAATTCATCCGCAGCGATAAGCAATCCATACTCCTCCCGGTCCAAATCCTCACTCAG ATAATTCGTATGCATGGCTTCGTAAAATGTTCTGCACCAAAG ACAACTCTGATGGAGGTGCTGAAAGTAATGGAGTTGATGGATCCGTGTCGATCAACACTCAATCAGGAGAAAATCTCACCGATAGTCATGACAATGGAGCAAATACTTAAGGATATTGATGATCTTAAGTGGAATGAGTGTTGCATAACCTCCATTCAAACTCTAAATCCTGTCGATGTTGATTCAGTACTCAATGATACACCTGAAGTTTCTTCGTTGTCCAATCAGAGGTGTTCTTCCAAGTCAAAATCGCTAGCTGGCGTTAAGACTAAGAGTAATGATCTTAATAATGGAGGCGGTGCTGGAGGATCGCAACCGACAGATATAGATCTGTTAATGAGCGAGTTTATCgcgaataagaagaagaaaaacaccGAGGCTGGAGAAATTAGCAATACTTCATCGAATCATTTGACTAAAAGAGTTCGCCGGAGTACGAAATAG
- the LOC124916911 gene encoding uncharacterized protein LOC124916911, which translates to MGTSTSRIEDGRALQISRERKRLVKQAIIKRHALAKSHIAYIGSLRNLGNALGRLIEPEAAVESSPCGSTSTIIVKPLELATKDYAQDMKNRTIKPQTPPSETLPWDFFDLLNPKHDNFPSGGVTGKGLEKVDALRQFVKEKANHNLGVQEESFLPASRRKFLNIDMKKSPELSPLRALPSRFVVSSYAEEITTNEEDQKLRFLNVKEMEYLTSKVTDSGQDVYHLIEANKFPFHPPLTPRGRYMPSSLLKSCFSFKDPGNAKEETNGFLNDYVLLEGNTSTLDRLYAWENKLYNEVKVKTTSINSWLLMGKVFDLTI; encoded by the exons ATGGGAACCTCAACTTCTCGAATAGAAGATGGTAGGGCTTTACAGATCTCTCGTGAGAGAAAGAGGTTAGTTAAACAAGCGATTATCAAAAGACATGCCTTAGCAAAGTCACATATTGCCTATATTGGATCATTGAGAAATTTAGGGAATGCGTTGGGAAGGTTGATTGAACCTGAAGCTGCAGTTGAATCTTCACCATGTGGATCAACTTCTACAATAATAGTGAAGCCACTTGAATTAGCCACCAAAGATTATGCTCAGGATATGAAAAATAGAACTATAAAACCTCAAACACCCCCATCTGAAACTCTTCCTTGGGACTTTTTTGATCTTTTGAATCCAAAACATGACAATTTCCCATCTGGAGGAGTAACAGGTAAAGGACTAGAGAAAGTTGATGCATTAAGACAGTTCGTGAAAGAGAAGGCAAACCATAATTTGGGGGTACAAGAAGAGAGTTTCTTACCTGCATCAAGAAGGAAGTTTCTAAACATTGACATGAAAAAATCTCCTGAGTTGTCTCCATTGAGAGCATTACCTTCTAGATTTGTAGTTTCTTCTTATGCTGAAGAGATAACAACAAATGAGGAAGATCAAAAGTTGAGATTTCTAAATGTTAAAGAAATGGAATATCTAACTTCTAAGGTTACAGATTCAGGGCAGGATGTTTACCATTTGATTGAGGCAAATAAGTTCCCTTTTCATCCACCTTTAACACCTAGAG gTAGGTACATGCCTTCAAGCTTACTGAAATCATGTTTCTCCTTTAAAGACCCTGGCAATGCTAAAGAAG AGACAAATGGCTTCCTTAATGATTATGTACTCTTAGAAGGTAATACATCCACTTTGGATAGGCTATATGCTTGGGAGAATAAGCTTTATAATGAAGTCAAGGTAAAGACTACATCAATTAATTCATGGCTACTAATGGGAAAGGTATTTGATCTTACCATATGA
- the LOC124912016 gene encoding (+)-neomenthol dehydrogenase-like produces the protein MKCKFLIDLESKDTNRHKIDRTRANVKDLHSQVIVAVHRIDTISKKIEELRDNELNPGLVELINGLRKMWEVMYEYHKAQHNLMSMINQQTIIHLEIELSSLSSCFTKWLIAQKSYVQAVSRWLYKCAFIQDPEASKRRQGEPPLDHFGPTIYTTCGVWLELFDTLPIKEVTDSVKGLENECSQQMLSSSYESYRYAIVTGANKGIGFETVRKLAEHGITVVLTARDNNRGLKALNSLHELGFKNVVFHQLDVLDQQSVDSLFNFIKDNFGRLDILVNNAAHTGVIVDEEGLRALNIDSTAWLAGKAAHLVRDVMKTTHASAEKCLNTNYYGCKRVTKSLLPLLELSISGAKIVNVSSLRSELWRLNNEQMRKELGDVENLTVEKIDRIVERFLGDVKDGLLESNGWNMTMPSYSLSKVTLNAYTRVLAKKYPQMKINCVHPGFVDTDLNWHTGIKTIEEGARGPVKLALFKEDDPTGCYFDETEMAEF, from the exons atGAAATGCAAGTTTCTTATAGATTTAGAATCTAAAGACACAAACAGACACAAGATTGATAGAACACGAGCAAATGTTAAGGATCTACATTCACAAGTTATAGTTGCTGTTCACAGAATTGACACAATTTCGAAGAAAATCGAGGAACTAAGAGACAATGAGCTAAATCCAGGACTTGTGGAGCTGATTAACGG CTTAAGAAAGATGTGGGAAGTGATGTATGAATATCACAAGGCTCAACACAATCTCATGTCCATGATAAACCAACAAACTATCATCCATCTAGAAATTGAACTGAGTTCCCTATCTTCATGTTTTACGAAATGGCTCATCGCCCAGAAATCGTATGTGCAAGCTGTAAGCAGGTGGCTTTACAAATGCGCGTTTATTCAAGATCCAGAGGCATCTAAAAGGAGGCAAGGAGAACCTCCTTTAGATCACTTTGGACCAACAATTTACACCACTTGTGGTGTTTGGTTGGAATTATTCGATACATTGCCCATTAAAGAAGTGACTGATTCTGTAAAAGGATTGGAGAATGAATGTAGTCAACAGATGTTG tCTTCTTCATATGAATCATATAGGTATGCTATTGTAACCGGGGCGAATAAGGGGATTGGATTTGAGACGGTTCGAAAGCTTGCAGAACATGGCATAACCGTCGTCTTAACCGCAAGAGATAATAATAGGGGTTTAAAAGCTTTAAATTCACTTCATGAATTAGGGTTTAAGAATGTAGTGTTTCATCAACTTGATGTTCTAGATCAACAAAGTGTTGATTCCTTGTTCAACTTCATCAAGGATAACTTTGGAAGGCTTGATATATTg gtAAATAATGCTGCACATACTGGTGTCATAGTTGATGAAGAAGGATTAAGAGCCCTAAATATAGATTCTACTGCATGg CTGGCGGGAAAGGCAGCCCATCTAGTGCGAGATGTCATGAAGACTACACATGCATCGGCAGAAAAATGTTTGAACACAAATTACTACGGATGCAAGAGGGTAACAAAATCTCTTCTTCCATTGCTTGAGCTGTCTATTTCAGGAGCAAAGATAGTTAATGTCTCATCTCTTAGAAGCGAATTATGG CGTCTTAACAATGAGCAAATGAGAAAAGAGCTTGGGGATGTCGAAAATTTGACCGTGGAAAAAATTGATCGAATAGTTGAGAGGTTTTTGGGCGATGTCAAAGATGGTTTACTTGAGAGTAATGGATGGAATATGACTATGCCTTCTTATAGTTTGTCAAAGGTTACACTTAATGCATACACGAGAGTGTTAGCTAAGAAGTACCCGCAAATGAAGATAAATTGTGTTCACCCCGGTTTTGTTGACACCGATCTCAATTGGCACACAGGAATAAAAACAATTGAGGAAGGGGCCCGAGGCCCGGTTAAGTTGGCGCTTTTTAAGGAAGATGACCCAACCGGTTGCTATTTTGATGAAACCGAAATGGCTGAGTTTTAG
- the LOC124920281 gene encoding protein ETHYLENE INSENSITIVE 3-like, whose product MSIGVMKMFDDMAFCGDLDLFCAPLADDMTMIPQPETDPVDDDYSDEDIDVDELERRVWRDKMRLKRLKEMNKGKEGMDSAKQRQSQEQARRKKMSRAQDGILKYMLKVMEVCKAQGFVYGIIPEKGKPVSGASDNLREWWKGKVRFDRNGPAAITKYQTDHAIPGKDDGLTAVGPTPHTLQELQDTTLGSLLSALMQHCDPPQRRFPLEKGVAPPWWPTGTEDWWTHLGLQKEQGPPPYKKPHDLKKAWKVGVLTAVIKHMSPDISKIRKLVQQSKCLQDKMTAKESATWLVIINHEEALARELYPDSCLPPSNVCGSFVINDGMEYDVEGVYDEPEQKPRLPEMATNLDFSRKRKPSNELNNPIDPKMYRTNQPSVIGMSAFPPVNDAKPVFFHQQSSPIQPISFDLAGYGVPEDGQKVINDLMSFYDTNVVDKPKGQIQIQNLQQPNDGYMINGGQAQAQVDSSYFESFHMMFGSPSPFNPHPGIVDYTEGLPGKQDNPIWF is encoded by the coding sequence ATGTCGATCGGTGTGATGAAAATGTTCGACGATATGGCGTTTTGCGGTGATCTGGATCTGTTTTGCGCACCTTTGGCCGATGATATGACTATGATCCCACAACCTGAGACAGATCCGGTCGATGATGATTATTCGGATGAAGATATTGATGTCGATGAGCTTGAAAGGAGGGTTTGGAGAGACAAAATGCGTTTGAAACGTTTAAAGGAGATGAATAAAGGGAAAGAAGGAATGGATTCAGCAAAACAGAGACAATCACAAGAACAAGCTAGGAGAAAGAAGATGTCTAGAGCACAAGATGGGATCTTGAAATACATGTTAAAGGTTATGGAAGTTTGTAAAGctcaaggatttgtttatggaatCATCCCTGAGAAAGGTAAGCCAGTTAGTGGAGCTTCAGATAATCTCCGGGAATGGTGGAAAGGCAAAGTTCGATTTGATCGAAATGGTCCTGCTGCGATCACGAAATACCAAACTGATCATGCCATTCCTGGGAAAGACGATGGACTGACTGCGGTTGGCCCGACACCACACACTTTGCAGGAACTGCAGGACACCACTCTCGGGTCTCTGCTCTCGGCCCTGATGCAACACTGCGATCCGCCTCAGAGGCGATTCCCTTTAGAAAAGGGAGTCGCCCCGCCTTGGTGGCCTACTGGAACCGAGGATTGGTGGACTCATTTGGGTCTTCAAAAGGAACAAGGTCCACCTCCTTACAAGAAACCGCATGATTTGAAAAAGGCGTGGAAAGTTGGAGTTCTGACTGCGGTTATAAAGCATATGTCGCCTGATATATCGAAAATTCGTAAGCTTGTTCAACAATCGAAGTGTTTGCAGGATAAGATGACGGCTAAGGAGAGTGCTACTTGGCTTGTTATTATTAACCATGAGGAGGCTTTGGCTCGAGAGCTTTACCCCGATTCGTGCTTGCCTCCTTCAAATGTTTGTGGTTCTTTCGTAATCAACGATGGTATGGAGTATGATGTGGAAGGTGTTTATGACGAACCTGAACAGAAACCTAGGTTACCTGAAATGGCGACGAATTTGGATTTCTCGAGGAAGAGGAAACCTAGTAATGAACTGAACAATCCGATTGACCCTAAGATGTATAGAACCAACCAGCCTTCGGTTATTGGAATGTCTGCGTTTCCTCCTGTCAACGATGCTAAACCGGTCTTTTTCCATCAGCAGTCGAGTCCAATACAGCCAATATCATTTGATCTTGCTGGATATGGAGTTCCGGAAGATGGGCAAAAGGTGATAAACGATCTAATGTCATTTTACGATACGAATGTGGTAGATAAACCGAAAGGTCAGATTCAGATTCAAAATCTGCAGCAGCCGAATGACGGTTATATGATAAACGGTGGTCAAGCTCAAGCTCAAGTTGACTCGAGCTACTTCGAGAGCTTTCATATGATGTTTGGATCGCCATCGCCGTTTAATCCACATCCCGGAATTGTGGATTATACAGAGGGGTTGCCAGGGAAGCAGGACAATCCAATCTGGTTCTAG
- the LOC124916927 gene encoding probable E3 ubiquitin-protein ligase RHC1A, which produces MTSPWESSMHWCHQCRRVVCLRSHTLVCQYCDGGFVQELSEFVNGGQPDLFRYRSDNVADLGHIVPPPDPSFGLMDAFTNFMRQRMTGRNSHFDIRGRSTLARENSTGSVPNPIPWLVLRGQAPVRMPENGFELFFNDNLRSSSRRRADFSDYFNGPGLEELLQHLAMNDRHGPPPAPRSAIEAMPTVEVSQRHVNTDSHCPVCKDKFELGSEARLMPCKHMYHSDCIVPWLVEHNSCPVCRFEMPQIGSGSGHGSRRRNSVNNNSNASGSTSGSNGGENGNLNQGRRNPFSFLWPFRSSGQVNSRYAAGRGRRNSSSYSENNRDSYSGFPF; this is translated from the exons ATGACCAGTCCTTG GGAATCATCAATGCACTGGTGTCACCAGTGCAGGAGGGTAGTTTGTCTTCGCAGCCACACTTTAGTTTGTCAATATTGTGATGGTGGGTTTGTCCAAGAACTTAGTGAGTTTGTAAATGGTGGACAGCCAGATCTATTTCGATATAGGTCAGATAATGTTGCAGATTTAGGTCATATTGTGCCTCCTCCAGACCCAAGTTTTGGACTTATGGATGCTTTCACCAACTTCATGAGGCAAAGAATGACAGGAAGAAACTCTCATTTTGACATTAGAGGAAGATCTACTCTTGCTCGTGAAAACAGTACCGGGTCTGTTCCAAATCCTATTCCGTGGTTGGTTTTACGTGGCCAAGCGCCAGTAAGGATGCCTGAGAATGGTTTTGAGTTGTTCTTTAATGACAATCTTCGTTCTTCTTCTAGAAGACGAGCTGATTTCAGTGATTATTTCAATGGGCCTGGCTTGGAGGAGTTACTTCAACATCTTGCTATGAACGATAGACATGGACCACCACCTGCTCCTCGTTCTGCAATTGAGGCAATGCCTACTGTCGAGGTTTCACAGAGGCATGTTAACACGGATTCGCATTGTCCTGTTTGTAAAGATAAATTCGAATTGGGATCTGAAGCCCGATTAATGCCATGTAAACATATGTACCATTCGGATTGTATTGTTCCTTGGTTAGTTGAGCATAATTCGTGCCCTGTTTGTCGGTTTGAGATGCCACAGATTGGTTCTGGAAGTGGGCATGGGAGTAGGAGGAGAAATAGTGTGAATAATAATAGTAATGCGAGTGGGAGCACTAGTGGCAGTAATGGAGGTGAAAATGGTAATTTGAATCAAGGTAGGAGGAATCCATTTTCGTTTCTTTGGCCTTTTAGGTCGTCTGGACAGGTTAATTCACGATATGCTGCTGGTCGAGGAAGAAGAAATTCGAGCTCATATAGTGAAAATAATAGAGATAGCTATTCTGGATTTCCGTTTTGA
- the LOC124916943 gene encoding 60S ribosomal protein L44, with product MVNVPKTKKTYCKSKECKKHTLHKVTQYKKGKDSLAAQGKRRYDRKQSGYGGQTKPVFHKKAKTTKKIVLRLQCQSCKHMSQHPIKRCKHFEIGGDKKGKGTSLF from the exons ATG GTGAACGTGCCAAAGACCAAGAAGACTTACTGCAAGTCTAAGGAGTGCAAAAAGCACACCTTACACAAGGTCACCCAGTACAAGAAGGGTAAGGATAGTTTGGCAGCTCAAGGAAAAAGGCGTTATGACAGGAAACAATCTGGTTATGGTGGACAAACTAAGCCTGTTTTCCACAAGAAG GCCAAAACTACAAAGAAGATTGTCTTGAGGTTGCAGTGTCAAAGTTGCAAGCATATGTCTCAACATCCAATCAAG AGGTGCAAGCATTTTGAGATTGGTGGAGACAAGAAGGGCAAGGGAACTTCTCTATTTTAA
- the LOC124920282 gene encoding calmodulin-7-like, producing the protein MADQLTDDQISEFKEAFSLFDKDGDGCITTKELGTVMRSLGQNPTEAELQDMINEVDADGNGTIDFPEFLNLMARKMKDTDSEEELKEAFRVFDKDQNGFISAAELRHVMTNLGEKLTDDEVDEMIREADVDGDGQINYEEFVKVMMAK; encoded by the exons ATGGCAGATCAGCTCACCGATGACCAGATCTCCGAATTCAAGGAAGCCTTCAGTCTATTCGATAAAGATGGAGATG GTTGCATTACCACTAAGGAGCTAGGAACAGTGATGAGATCACTAGGACAAAACCCAACAGAAGCTGAACTGCAAGACATGATAAATGAAGTGGATGCAGATGGAAATGGAACAATTGATTTCCCAGAGTTCTTGAATCTAATGGCAAGAAAGATGAAGGACACAGATTCTGAGGAGGAGTTGAAGGAAGCCTTTAGGGTATTCGATAAGGATCAGAATGGATTCATTTCAGCTGCGGAGCTTCGTCATGTTATGACGAATCTAGGTGAAAAGCTCACGGATGATGAAGTTGATGAGATGATTCGCGAGGCTGATGTTGATGGTGATGGACAAATTAACTATGAGGAGTTTGTTAAGGTTATGATGGCTAAGTGA